From Pseudochaenichthys georgianus chromosome 11, fPseGeo1.2, whole genome shotgun sequence, a single genomic window includes:
- the rp9 gene encoding retinitis pigmentosa 9 protein, translating to MSDKKRRREKEDRREHKRHKSSKQDLEKLKTHTKKLTQEVKQLKHLETFYEKPPPGLIKEHEDKPEDCIPAEPGNEAARSFLAHAPTRGLWMPLGREVKVMQCWRCKRYGHRTGDKECPFFIKGNQKLEQFRVAHEDPMYDLIRENKRNEKETRIQQLQQMLQDSTSSNSDSSSSSSSSSSSSSSSSSDKHRSKKRKKGKDKKKKDKKKSKKKQKQKSSKTSDSSDSD from the exons ATGTCGGACAAAAAGCGAAGAAGAGAGAAGGAGGACCGACGAGAGCACAAGAGACACAAGTCATCCAAACAGGATTTGGAGAAACTCAAAACACACACGAAAAAACTCACCCAAGAAGTGAAACAACTGAAACACCTTGAGACGTT CTATGAGAAGCCTCCACCAGGACTCATAAAG GAGCACGAGGACAAACCAGAGGACTGTATTCCTGCTGAACCCGGAAATGAAGCAGCCAGGAGCTTCCTGGCCCACGCGCCCACCAGGGGGCTGTGGATGCCCCTGGGGAGGGAGGTGAAGGTGATGCAGT GTTGGAGATGCAAGCGTTACGGACACAGGACAGGAGATAAGGAGTGTCCGTTCTTCATCAAAGGAAACCAGAAACTCGAGCAGTTCAGAGTG GCTCATGAAGATCCAATGTACGACCTCATTCGGGAAAACAAAAGGAACGAAAAAGAAACCAG GatccagcagctgcagcagatgCTTCAGGACAGCACTTCCTCCAATTCAGAcagctcctcttcctcatcctcctcctcctcctcctcatcctcctcctcatcagACAAACACCGCAGCAAGAAGAGAAAAAAGGGGAaggacaaaaagaaaaaagacaagAAGAAGAGTAAAAAGAAACAGAAGCAGAAGTCGTCCAAAACCAGTGACTCTTCAGATTCAGATTGA